GCGGAAACCTGTCGGGCCATTTCCCGAGCAACTTTGCTCAGGTGAAATGGGCCCAGCCCATGATTGAGGAAAATCATGAGGGATACGGCGGGGGAGGTTCCAGTTATGTGGGCCCGGAGTACGCATTGGTCAGTGAGGTTTCAGTCAGTTCTTGATGTGGCGAATTGTGGTTGCAAAGGGGGTACGGGATGCGACCATTGGTGGTGTTGTTGTTTTGGGCCGGGATGGGCCTGTTGGCGAGTGGCTGTGCCAGCATGAGTGAAAAAGCCTGTGAAGTGGGCGACTGGGCCCAATACGGACAGGTGGATGCGCGCAAAGGTCGTCTTAAGGACTATTGGAAGCGCCACCAAAGAGCTTGTGGTGAGTATAACACGCAGGTGGATGTTCAGGCCTACGAAAGTGGTTGGCAGTCAGGCTTATCGGAATTCTGTCAGCCGGAAAGTGCCTATGGGCATGGAGCCATGGGGAAGTCCTATTACGGGCAGTGTGCCGGTCTTGACGAGAAAGTCTTCAAAAAGAACTTCGCCTTAGGGAGAAAAGTCTATTTGCTCAAGAAGTCGCGCGAAGAGCTGGACGGGCAAATGGAATCCATGAATGGCGAAAGTTCGGAAGTCAGTGGTAACTCGGTGGTGGGGGCGATTGTTGGCATCATCAGTGAAACGGCGAAGCAGGGGCGCCGGTCCCAGCTGAGTGAAAAGCGTGCTGAGATGACAGAAGAGATTTACCAACTGGAATCCCAGGCTCCAGCGGTGAGTCTTTCCCAAGAGGAACTCTCGCCCAGCATGTGGAAGTCCGTGGGGGGCACGGTGACAGGTATGATCGTTGGTTTTGGTGCCGGTCACGCCATTCAGGGGCGCTATTGGGACAAGGGTTGGATCTTCACCGCGGGAGAAGGAGCCGCTGTTGGTGGCCTGATCCTTTCGGCCTCTCAGTGCGATACTAAACAGGCTGAAACCAAAGTGGGCGGTACGGCCGTGCAGACTCAGGTGCACCGAGAGTGTCAGGGAGTCCTTCCCTTGCTCAGCATTCTTGGCTTCATAGGCATGCGGATTTGGCAATCCGTGGATTTGATCACTCACACGGGGCAAGCCTCAAATGGGTACCTGGATCACCTAGAGGCAGAAGTGGCAAAACCCGCCTGGTCTGTGGGAGTGTATCTCCCCAAGGCCGAAAGCCCTCCATCGTTGGGACTGCAGTTTAACTGGTAAGGCTTTGTGAGGTTGCTCCTAAGCCTGGCTCTATGCTATGAACAGTTCTTCTGAGGAGTCTCCATGAGCCAGAAAAAAGTTGTTCTCACCGGTGTTAAACCAACGGGTCAGCCCCATATTGGTAATTTTCTGGGAGCCATGCGGCCCGGTTTGGCTTTGGCCAACACCGAGGAGATGAAGTCCTATTTTTTCATTGCCGACTATCATTCCCTCACTGGCGTTCATGATGCCAAGAAATTGAATGAGATGATCTATGAAGTGGCCGCATCCTGGTTGGCCTGTGGTCTTGACCCCACAAAGACGGTGTTTTATCGGCAGGCCGATGTGCCAGAAATATTTGAGTTGAGTTGGATTTTGTCGTGTTTTTCACCCAAGGGTTTGATGAATCGCGCCCATGCCTATAAGGCGCGAGTGGCCGAGGCGGAAGAGGCAGGGAAAAATGATCCCGATGCCTTGGTGAATATGGGTCTCTTCACCTATCCAATTTTGATGGCTGCCGACATTCTCATGTTTGGCACCAACCTGGTGCCTGTGGGTGAAGATCAGATTCAACATGTGGAGATTGCCCGGGACATTGCTCAGAAAATCAACCGCACCTACGGTGAAGTGCTGGTGGTGCCTGAGTTCGTGGTGCAGAAAGATTCGAAGCTGGTGCCGGGTCTGGATGGTCGCAAGATGTCCAAGAGTTACGACAACTATATCCCCATGTTCGCTGAGGAAAAGAAGCTGCGCAAACTGGTGATGAAGATCAAAACCGACAGCACTCCACCAGAAGCGCCTAAAGATCCTAATAATTCCCTGATCTTTGATCTCTATAAGGAATTTGCCAATGTAGACCAGATCGAGGATTTTCGTGCTCGCTATCTGAAAGGAATCTCCTGGGGAGAAGCCAAGCAAAGTCTTTTTGAAGCTATGAATGAAGTCTTAAGTCGGCCTCGTCAGCGCTACGAAGAGCTGATGGCCAATCGGGCTGAGATCGATGACTTGCTGACCAAAGGGGGGCAGGAGGCTCGCGAAGTTGCTCGTGAGAACCTGCGCCGTTTGCGTTTGGCCATTGGAATCGACAAGTGATGTCCTCCGTCCATGTCACGGAGCTGTGGATCTATCCCATAAAAGGTTGTGGTGGTGTTTCGGTTTCAGAACTTGAGTTGACCCCTCGTGGGCCGAAGTGGGATCGACACTGGATGATCATCGATGAAAATGGGCGGTTCACCAGCCAAAGGCAGCACAGTCAAATGTGTCTGCTGGCGCTGGAGTTCAATTCTGCAGGCGATTTTACTCTTAGTATTCCTGGGCAAGGGGATTTTGTCTTAGGGGCAAGTAGCCAAGGATATTCTGATGCCAGGAGTGGAGCTAGAGGGGATCGGCCGGTGATTTCAGCTCAGGTATGGGACTGTGAAGTTCAGGTGGTGGAAACTGATACAAAAATATCCCAAGCTCTCAGCTTGTTTTTGGGAACTCCCGTGCGCTTGGTTGAAATGGCTCCAGGCCATTCGCGTCTGATCAAAGAAAAATACGGATCGGGAGAGATTCAGTTTGCTGATAGCCTTCAGCTCTTAGTGATTTCGGAGGAATCTTTGGCCGAACTCAATAGGCGTT
This is a stretch of genomic DNA from Pseudobdellovibrionaceae bacterium. It encodes these proteins:
- a CDS encoding DUF2799 domain-containing protein — its product is MRPLVVLLFWAGMGLLASGCASMSEKACEVGDWAQYGQVDARKGRLKDYWKRHQRACGEYNTQVDVQAYESGWQSGLSEFCQPESAYGHGAMGKSYYGQCAGLDEKVFKKNFALGRKVYLLKKSREELDGQMESMNGESSEVSGNSVVGAIVGIISETAKQGRRSQLSEKRAEMTEEIYQLESQAPAVSLSQEELSPSMWKSVGGTVTGMIVGFGAGHAIQGRYWDKGWIFTAGEGAAVGGLILSASQCDTKQAETKVGGTAVQTQVHRECQGVLPLLSILGFIGMRIWQSVDLITHTGQASNGYLDHLEAEVAKPAWSVGVYLPKAESPPSLGLQFNW
- a CDS encoding tryptophan--tRNA ligase, yielding MSQKKVVLTGVKPTGQPHIGNFLGAMRPGLALANTEEMKSYFFIADYHSLTGVHDAKKLNEMIYEVAASWLACGLDPTKTVFYRQADVPEIFELSWILSCFSPKGLMNRAHAYKARVAEAEEAGKNDPDALVNMGLFTYPILMAADILMFGTNLVPVGEDQIQHVEIARDIAQKINRTYGEVLVVPEFVVQKDSKLVPGLDGRKMSKSYDNYIPMFAEEKKLRKLVMKIKTDSTPPEAPKDPNNSLIFDLYKEFANVDQIEDFRARYLKGISWGEAKQSLFEAMNEVLSRPRQRYEELMANRAEIDDLLTKGGQEAREVARENLRRLRLAIGIDK
- a CDS encoding MOSC domain-containing protein codes for the protein MMSSVHVTELWIYPIKGCGGVSVSELELTPRGPKWDRHWMIIDENGRFTSQRQHSQMCLLALEFNSAGDFTLSIPGQGDFVLGASSQGYSDARSGARGDRPVISAQVWDCEVQVVETDTKISQALSLFLGTPVRLVEMAPGHSRLIKEKYGSGEIQFADSLQLLVISEESLAELNRRLENPVPMNRFRPNVVVKGVDEPHGEDSWQQVKVGDVTFKAPKLCVRCVVTTVDQATGEKSPEPLATLAKYRRGEKGILFGQHLVPEGLGGIHVGDEVL